One Silene latifolia isolate original U9 population chromosome 4, ASM4854445v1, whole genome shotgun sequence DNA segment encodes these proteins:
- the LOC141652356 gene encoding uncharacterized protein LOC141652356, whose amino-acid sequence MEVSPFQIMPMVWKLVHSIENLCAKHNLVITLNDIKAVYHFKNPVVGRFNLRIKSKMSPLITNLDSGDDKSWAKTFLFIRTETLGSGFDYLRYPPLESAPDWNHDPLDEEAIARIDAFLSIPEEERTWPACLGRELLPRYMKTKLTGVRVPKGKPSSTALSLFRSSARLASFSAKDLKVWGC is encoded by the exons atggaggtgtcaccttttcagattatgccgatggtttggaaacttgttcattccatagaaaatttatgtgctaaacacaatcttgtgattactcttaatgatatcaaggcagtatatcattttaaaaatcctgttgttggtcgttttaatttgagaattaagtcaaagatgtctccattaattactaacctggactctggagatgacaagagttgggcaaagactttcctgtttatccggactgagactctgggatcaggctttgattatctgagatatcctcctttggagagtg ctcctgattggaatcatgatcctcttgacgaggaggctattgcaaggatagatgctttcctctctattcctgaggaagagaggacttGGCCAGCTTGTTTGGGCAGggaattgttgccccggtatatgaagaccaagctgactggggtcagagtacccaaaggcaagcctagttctactgctctttcct tatttaggtcttctgctaggctggccagcttttctgcaaaggatttgaaggtctggggttgctag